Proteins from one bacterium genomic window:
- a CDS encoding NADP-dependent oxidoreductase — MPGSSVNRRIVLKSRPDGPPTPANFAMEEGPIAEPDDGEVLTRTLWLSLDPYMRGRMSDKKSYARPVPIGGVMVGGTVARVVATRDPGFAVGDIVVGSGGWQDYAVLPGRGLRKLDPTLAPISTAVGVLGMPGMTGYVGLLDIGRPRAGETVVVSAASGAVGSVVGQIAKIKECRVVGVAGGDEKCRYAVDVLGLDACVDHRAPELGEALARACPDGVDVYFESVGGAVQRAVWPLLNDFARVPVCGLIAQYNDAVPQPGPNFSSVLSKRLTVRGFIVSDHAERIGGFLRDVSAWVRDGRVKYREDIVEGLERAPDAFIGLLQGRNFGKLVVRVAS, encoded by the coding sequence ATGCCAGGGTCATCCGTCAACCGACGGATCGTGCTCAAGAGTCGACCGGACGGACCGCCGACACCGGCGAACTTTGCGATGGAGGAAGGTCCGATCGCGGAGCCGGATGACGGCGAGGTGTTGACCCGTACCCTGTGGCTCTCCCTCGATCCCTACATGCGGGGCCGGATGAGCGACAAGAAGTCCTACGCCCGGCCGGTGCCGATCGGTGGGGTCATGGTCGGCGGCACCGTCGCACGGGTCGTCGCCACGCGCGATCCTGGCTTTGCCGTCGGCGACATTGTCGTCGGTTCGGGAGGCTGGCAGGACTACGCGGTCCTGCCCGGCCGGGGGCTCCGCAAACTGGATCCAACGCTCGCCCCGATCTCCACCGCGGTTGGCGTGCTCGGCATGCCGGGGATGACGGGGTACGTCGGCCTCCTCGACATCGGCCGGCCGCGTGCGGGGGAGACCGTGGTCGTGTCGGCCGCGTCAGGAGCGGTCGGGTCCGTGGTCGGCCAGATCGCAAAGATCAAGGAATGTCGCGTCGTCGGAGTCGCCGGCGGCGACGAGAAGTGCCGCTACGCCGTCGACGTGCTCGGCCTCGACGCGTGCGTCGACCACCGTGCGCCGGAGCTCGGCGAGGCGCTCGCGCGGGCCTGCCCGGACGGCGTCGACGTCTACTTCGAGAGTGTCGGTGGCGCGGTCCAGCGCGCGGTCTGGCCGCTCCTCAACGATTTTGCGCGCGTGCCGGTGTGCGGTCTCATCGCGCAATACAACGACGCGGTCCCGCAACCCGGGCCCAACTTCTCGTCGGTGCTCAGCAAGCGTCTCACCGTGCGCGGGTTCATCGTGTCCGACCACGCCGAACGGATCGGCGGTTTCCTGCGCGACGTCTCGGCGTGGGTTCGCGACGGTCGCGTGAAATACCGAGAGGACATCGTCGAGGGGTTGGAGCGCGCGCCCGACGCGTTCATCGGCCTGCTGCAGGGTCGCAACTTCGGTAAATTGGTGGTACGCGTGGCGTCGTAA